Part of the Halopenitus persicus genome is shown below.
CACGACGAGCACGACCGCCAGCAGCTGCAGGGAGAGCATCGCCGCGTACTCCTGGCCGAAGGCGTTGTACTCGACGTATATCTGCTGGGTGAACACCGAGACGCGCATAATCGCCGGCGTTCCGAAATCGGAGATCGCGTACAGCGCCGCCAGCAGCGCGCCGGCCGCGGTCGCGGGCCGGATGTGCGGCAGCGTGACGCGGCGGAACGCCTCCCAGCGCGTGTGGTCGAGGGTCCGAGCCGCCTCGATGAGCGTCGTGTCGAGCGAGAGCAGCGACGCACGTGCCGTCAGGTAGACGTACGGATAGGTGTACAGCGTGATGACGACGATCGCGCCGTGCAGGCCGTAGATCTCGGGTAGCCGTTCGACCCCGAGGGGAGCGAGGAGGTCGTGGAACTCCCCCTGCGGACCGAAGGCGGAGACGAACGAGAACGCGCCAACGTAGCTCGGCACGACCAGCGGGAGGGCGACCGCGACGGTAAAGAAGCGGCGGAACGGCAGGTCCGTGCGCGTCGTGAGGTACGCCAACGGCACCCCGATCAGGATCGACAGCGCCGTCACGCCGCCCATCAGGAGCAGGCTGTTGAGCAGGATCTCGGCCGTCCGCCAGCGAAACAGCAGCTCGCGCGTGCGCTCCGGATCCACCGTGACCGCCTCGATGACGAGCCAGCTCAGCGGGAGCACGAACGCGAGCGCGATGCCCACACACAGGAGTGCGAGCCCGCGTGAGGTCTCGAGGGATCCGAGTCGCGACCGGACGGACCCGAATCGTGACCTGACGGCGACGAGGATCGTTCGGGCGTCTCGCATAACGGTTCCTGCTCGAATGAAGTCGTTCCAACGAGTATAAGGATTAGGTTTGCCTAATCCACCTATGGAGCTGACGAGACGCGACGCGGTCGCGGCCCTCGCAGCGATGGGGACCGGCGGGGCCGCAGTCGCGGGCATCGCCCACGTTCGCGGCGACGACGGCCGTGACGGCGACGATCGTGACGGCGGGCTCGACACGGACGCGCCTGACGGAGCGGGCGAGGACGCCGACTCGCTCCTCGCGGACCCCGCGATCGTCGAGTCGTTCGTGGCGGTGGCCGAGCCCGTCTACCCCACCGAGCTGACCGGCCTCGAGGAGTTCGTCGGAACGGTCATCGAAGGGCGGCTGGGGAACGCGCCGACCGCCGACGGGATCCGCGAAACGATGACGGAGTTCGACGAGCTCGCCGAGGAGTGGTACGGCGGTCGGCTTCCCACGATCCCGGCGGGCGATCGGGACCGCCTGCTGCGGGAGGTCGGCGCGGACGTCGCCGACGAGGTCCCCGACGGAACCCTCGCCGAGCGGGTCCGGTATCACGTCGTGAACGAGCTGCTGTTCGCGCTGTACGCCTCCCCGACCGGCGGGGAGCTCGTCGGCATCGAGAACCCGCAGGGACACCCCGGCGGGACCGAGAGCTATCGCCGGGGGCCGAACCGATGAGCGGAGCCGCCGAGCGGTGGGCCGAAAAGGGAAAGCGGCCGTCAATCACGGCGGTCGACCGGACGCCGGTCCCGGACGCCGACGTCTGCGTGATCGGGGCGGGCCCCGCGGGCGCGATCGTGAGTGATCGGCTCGCCGCGAACGGACACTCGGTCGTGGTTCTCGATGCGGGACCGCGATTCGATCCCGCGGACCGCATCGATCGCCAGGAGCGGGCGATCCGACCGTACTACGGCCGGCCGGACGTCTGGGACGGCGACCCGGAGCGTGACGCCTACGCGAGCAGCGGCGACCGCGGCTATCCGCTCAACCACGCCCGCGTGAAGGGCGTCGGCGGATCGACGCTCCACTGGCAGGGGATGGTGATGCGGCTCCACGAGGACGACTTCAACGCGGCCAGCGAGCGCGGCGTCGGCGTCGACTGGCCGATCGACTACGCCGACCTCCGCCCGTACTACGCGGCGGCCGAACGGGAACTCGGCGTCTCGGGCGCCAGCGACAACCCGTACGCTCCGCCGCGGGAGGAGCCGCATCCGATGCCCGCCTTCGAGCCGTCCTACAGCGACAGCCTGTTCGCGGAGGCCTGCAAGGAGCTCGGGATCGACATGCACTCGGTACCGAACGCCCGCAACTCGGAGCACTACGACGCCCAGGACCGCAGCGCCTGCGTCGGCTACGGCACCTGTCAGCCGGTCTGTCCCTCGGGGGCGAAGTACGACGCGACCGTCCATATCGACCGCGCCGAGGAACGCGGCGCGACCGTCATCGACCGGGCGGCGGTCCAGCGGCTCGAGCACGGGCCGGACGGCGAGCGGGTTCGGGCCGCCGAGTACGTCACTCCCGACGGGGAGACGCACCGCCAGGAGGCGGACGCCGTCGTGGTCGCTTGCGGCGGCGTCGAGACGCCGCGACTGCTGTTGCTCTCGGAATCGGACCGGTATCCGGACGGGCTCGCCAACTCGAGCGGGCTGGTCGGACGGTACTTCATGGACCACCTGTTCGCGGGCACCGGCGGGCTCCTCGAGGAACCGACCAGACAGAACCACGTGGGCTTTCTGACCAGCGAGTCGCACCAGTTTTACGACGAAGCCGACGCCGAAACCGCGCCGTTCAAGCTTGAGTTCTTCAACTACGCGGGCCCCTCGCCGGTCGAGCTGGCGCTGTCCGGGGAGTCGTGGGGCGACGACCTGCTCGGCGAGCTGCGCGACGCCTACGGCAATAACATCGCGATGGGGGCGCTCGTCGGCCAACTCCCCACCGAGGAGAGCTACGTCGGGCTGGACCGCGACCGAACCGACGTCCACGGGAATCCCGTGCCTGACGTCCACTGGTCGATCGACGACCGTGCGCTCGAGACGATCGACCGGGTGAACGCGATCCAGAAGTCGATCCTCGAGGAGCTCGGCGCCGAGATCACTTGGCAGGTCGACGCCGAGAGCACCGGGCCGGCCTACCACCATATGGGAACGACGCGGATGGGCCAGGATCCGGCCGAGAGCGTGGTCGACCCCGACCTGCGGACCCACGACCTGGAGAACTGCTGGATCGTCGGCAGCAGCGTCTTCCCGACCGGCGGCGCGATGAACCCGACGCTGACGATCGCCGCGCTCGCGCTCCGGGCCGCCGATGCCATCGATTCGGCGCTCGGCGATCCATAATCGGCGGAGTTCGACGACTCGTGGTCGGTGGATTCGTGGTCGGTGGATTGGGCGGACTCGGCGGCGTTGCGGGTCCAGCGGTCGCCGCCGCCTTGTTTTAGGCGAACCTAAAAGATTAAATCCCCCCGGGACTGATGGGGAGGTAATGAGTCAGTCAGTCGAGCCCCGGAGCGGGGCCGAGCCAGCTGATATCGACGGTAACGAGGACCCCGCCGATCGGGACGGCCCGATGGCAGAACACGCGGACGCCACCGGACCGAACGCCCCAGCGCCCGGAGAAAGCGTCGACGCTGACGTGGACGCCGGTGGGGACGACCAGTTCACGTTCGACGACTTGAGCGTGGTGATGGGCACGTACAACGAGGAGGCGGCCATCGGAACGGTGCTCGAGGACATCGAGCGGGTCACGAACGGGCGCGCGGAGGTCGTCTGCGTGGACGGTTCCTCGGACCGGACGCCCGAGATCGCCCGCGAGCACGGCGCGACCGTGATCGAGCAGGAACCGCAGGGCTACGGCGTCGCCGTTCGCGAGGCGATCCTGGCGCCCGACCGGCCGGTCGTCGTGACCACCGACTGCGACGACACCTATCCGATGGAGCGGCTGCCGGCGTTCCTCGAGGCCATCAACGACGGGGCCGACGTGGTCAGCGGCGACCGGCTCTATCACGGCGCCGAGACGATGCCGGCGTTCAACCGGTTCGGGAACCACGCCTTCGCGGCGATCGCGAGCCTCCTGATGGGGACGCGCGTTCACGACACGACCACCGGAATGCGAGCCTATCGCCGCGAGGTCGTCGACTCCATCGACTGGACCGAGAACACCGGGCTCTCCGCGGAGCTGCTGATCCGGCCGCTGGTGCGCGGTTACGACGTCCGCGAGCTGCCGATCGCCTACGGCGAGCGCGCGGGCGAGACGAAGCTCGACCCGATCGAGGGTGGCGCGGCGATCGCGAAGTCGATCGTCACCGTCTGTCTGGAGGAACGCCTTCGGCAGCTCTAGCCCGCCGACGAGTCGTCCCGACGCGACCGCGAATCCGTCGCGATCGGAACCCCGAACACGTTCACGCGACCGGGGATCGAACAGCGGTCGCCACGTCGATCGGTCCGGTCGAACAGCAAAGCCTAATGAGGTGGGTGTCAAACCAGCAGGTGATGCCCACAGTAGAATACCTTAACTACGAAGTGCTTGACGACCACGACTGGTCGATGGACGACGACGACCTCTTCGAGAAGGCCGCCGACGCCGGCCTCGACGCCGAGGATTACGGCACCCTCGACGTGAACCAGGGCGAGTATATCCTCGAGGCCGCCGAGGCCCAGGGATACGACTGGCCCTTCTCCTGCCGCGCCGGCGCCTGCGCGAACTGCGCGTCCATCGTCAAGCAGGGCGAGATCGACATGGACATGCAGCAGATCCTCTCGGACGAGGAAGTCGAGGAGAAGAACGTCCGCCTGACCTGCATCGGTAGCCCGGCCGCCGACGAGGTCAAGATCGTCTACAACGCGAAGCACCTCGACTACCTGCAGAACCGCGTCATTTAAACCGGAATCCGGGTTCGCCGATCCGCTTTTTCGCGTCTCCAGGGCCCGTAGTCGCGGACTCCCGACCGAACTCGCTTCTCCGCCGCGTTGACATAGTGCTCGGAAACCGATCACCGCCGTATCGGCGAACGACGTCGTATATATCACTCACGGCCGATCCGGATCCGCGGGAAAGTTCATAATATATAAAACATAATAATCAAACGGACGGGTGATGTCGGGAACGACGATCGAGACGATCGACACGCTCCTCGAGAGCGTCGAGGAGTCGGTGGAGGATCCGGATGTCGGGTTCAAACTCCGAACCGCACGCCAGCTACTGCTCCTGATCGACGAACGGGAGGAAGCCGGACAGGAAGCGCTTCACGAGGCCGACCTCGAGTCGGAGACGCGCAAGCGGCTGCAGGAACTGGGATATATCGACTAGATCGGCAGTCCCCGGAACTCAGCCGTGCCGCGAGAAGTGGTACACGACTCCCCAGACGAACGAGAGTCCGACCATCACGACCACCGATCCCGCGAACTGGTCGGTAAGCGGGACGGCGATCCCGGTTGACTCGCGGATCAGAGTCATCGCCAGCACGCCGGCCTCGCCGAGCGGGGGCGCGACGCTCCAGAGATACTTCGAGAGCATCGTCCCGACGAGCAGGGTGACGAACGCCGCGATCGCGTGTGATCCGCCGGTTTTCGCGGGCATACGTGATCGATTCCGGAGATCGGTCTTAACCGTTCGGACGTGTATTTGAAGCAACACTTTTGAGGACGCCCACGAGGATCACTCGAGGACGAACTCGAAGCGCGCGCCGCCGTCGTCGGCCTCGCCGCAGCGAACGTCCCAGCCGTGGGCCTCGGCGATCGTTTCGACGATCGCGAGCCCGTAACCGGTGCCGTCGGGGTCGGTCGAGTGGCCGGCCTCGAAGATCGCCTCCCGCTCGGCCGCGGGAACGCCCGGACCGTCGTCAGCGACCGCAAAGCCGGTTTCGGTCGCCTCGATCCGGACGGTCGCGTCGGGGCCGGCGTGTTCGACCGCGTTGCGAAAGAGGTTCTCGAAGGCCCGCTGGAGGCGGTCGGGGTCGGCCTCGACCGTCAGGTCGGCATCGACGACCAGCTCCGCGTCGGGCGTCTCGACGAACGCCCATGCGTCCCGGGCGACGGCCTCGAGGGTGACCGCGTCGACCTCGCGGATGCGCTCGTCCTCCCGCGCGAGCTCGAGGACGTCCTCGATGAGTCGGTCCATCCGGGCGAGCGCCTCCTCGATCCGGTCGAAGTACTCGTCCGCGCCCGTTTCCCTGGCGATCTCCAGATAGCCCGTCGCGACGTTCAGCGGGTTTCGGAGGTCGTGGGAGACGGTTCCGGCGAACGCCTCGAGCTGGTCGCTCCGGCGTTCGAGCTCCTCGCGGTGGCGCCGGATCGTCTCCTCGCGGGCCGCCCGGTCGAGGGCCGCGGTCGTGGTCGATGCCAGGATGCGGGCGGTCGTGACGTCGACGTCGTCGAAGGCGTGCCGTCGCGTTGCCGCGACGTTGAAGACGCCGTGGTCGCCGAGCGGGACGAGGATCTCGCTGCGGACCGGCGTCTCGTCCGGGTCGTAGATCCGCGGGTAGTCGTCGATATCGTCGATCACCCGTGCGGTCCCGCTCTCGAAGACCTCCCAGGAGATGCTCGACCCCGACTCCGCGGAGTAGACGGCGTCCTCTCCGAACAGGCCCGTCGAGGCTTCGGTGAGCGCGGTCGGAACCAGGGCCGCCCGGGCCCCGTCGTGGAGCCAGATCCCGGCGTGGGACATCCCGAACTCCGTGGCCACGGTTTCGACGACGCGATCACAGACCGCCTCGCGGGTGTGGACCGTCAACAGCTCCTCGGTCACGCGATGGATCGTCTCGATCCGTCTCGACCGACGGACGCGCTGGGCGTCGTAGATCCCGATGAGCGTTCCGCCGAGCGCGCCGCCGGCGGCCACGGTCGCGAGCACGTACCGGGTCTCGCGGGCGGATTCGACGACGATGCCCTGGTCGAACACGACGAGACTCGCGACCGCGCCCATCGTCGCCGCGCCGCCGTACGCCCACCACCAGACGCGGCCGGATCGGACGCGGGGCGTCGCGGTCCGGAGGCCCAGCGCGGCGACAACGACCGCCAGCGACACCACGAGCGGAATGCCGCTCACGAGCAGGACGTTCGAGGTGAACGCCTCGTAGCTAACGACGCGTTCGAGGTGCACGCCGGCCAGCGCTATGCCCAAGGCCGCAAGCAGCAGCGTCCCGAGGAGGTCCTCGCCACCTCCGATCCGGACTCGATCGGGCCAGCGTCTCGAAGCGGTAACGCGTGGCCATCGTCGATCCATACCGATCCCGTAGTGTATGATCCGAGACCGGTATAGTTCTGGTGGCGGTCGACGGCTCGCGGAACCGAAGACGACGCACCGCCGGGAGAACGGGACGTCCCCCGGCGCCGGCGCCAGCTCGACGGCGACGCGTTCCGCGACCCGACCGAGCATCCGCCCGCGATCGCGGGCCGGTCGACCCGGGGTCGGATCGGAGAGCATCCCGAACACGTTCGTGGACAGCGACTCCCGGTCGGCCCGACAACCGATCGACGATGAGCGACTGTCGGCTCTGTGGCCTCCCGACCCCGGACCAGCCAGTCACGGCGAGCGACGTCGACGGCGCGTTCTGCTGTCGGGGCTGTCTGGAGGTGGCCCGACGGATCGACGACCTGGACGACGCCGATCGCGGCGAGGCCGCGCCCGATACGGCGTCAGGAAGCGTCGCAGCCGGCAACGTCGCAGCCGGCAACGTCGCAGCCGGCAGCAACACGGAACCGTCGGCGGATGGTGCGGAATCCGCGGGCCTCGCGGCAGCTTACCTGTCGGTCGAGGGAATGCACTGTACGACCTGCGAGGCGTTCCTCGGCCTGCGCGGCGACGACGTGGACGGCGTCCGGACGGTGCAGGCGAACTACGGCACCGAGACCGCCCGCGTGGTCCACGACCCCGACGAGATCGACCGCGAAGCCCTCCCGAAGGCCCTCTCGGGGTACGGCTACACGCTCCGGTTTATGCAGGGGGATCGGACGGGCGGGGATGGGACGGGACCGGCCGGTGAAAGCGCGGTTGGACCGGGCGACGAAAGCGCAGCGGGGCCGGCGGGCAGTGGGAGTGCTCCCGGAGTCACGGCCGGCCGGTCGACCGACCCGACGCTCGAGCGCCTCGCGATCGGCGGCTTCCTCGCGATGCTCGTGATGCCGTGGTACGTCCTCTCCCTGTATCCCAGCTATCTCGGGATCGAGACGAACGTGTTGGCGATCGACACGACCACGCCAGTGGGGCGATACCTGCCGCTGGCGTTCATCGCGCTGGTGACGACGGTACTGGTGGCCACCACCGGCGCGCCGATCCTTCGAGGGGCGTACGTGAGCCTCCGAGCGAGACGGCCCAACATGGACCTTCTCGTCGCCGTGGCCGCCCTGTCGGCGTACGCCTACAGCACCCTCGCGCTCGCGACCGGGAGCACGCACCTCTATTACGACGTCACGGTGGCGGTCGTGATGGTCGTCTCGCTGGGCCGCTACTACGAGGGCCGGGTTCGATCCCGGGCGACCGACCTGTTGGAGACGGTCACGGCTGCTCGGGTCGAGTCGGCGACGCGAATCACCGACGCCGGCCGAGAGACGGTCCCGATCGGGGCTCTCGAGCCCGGCGACCGGATCCGGGTCGCGCCGGGCGAGCGCGTCCCCGTCGACGGGACCGTGATCGAGGGGATCGCCGACGTCGACGAGTCCGTGATCACCGGCGAGTCGCTGCCGATTCGGGCGGAACCGGGCGAGACGGTGGTCGGCGGCGCGAGGGTGCTCGGCGACGTCGGCCACGGCGATGGGGTGGAGGGCGAAACGGACGATGAAGCCGAGAGCGGCGCCGACAGTGCAGCCGAGAGCGGCGCCGACAGTGCAGCCGAGAGCGGCGCCGACAGTGCAGTCGAGGGAGACGCCGGCAGTGCAGCCGAGGGCGGCGCGATCGAGGTCCGGGTCGGCGAGGACGCCGAGAGCACGGCCGACCGCCTGGCCGCCGCGCTGTGGGAGGTCCAGACGACCACGCCGGGGATCCAGCGGTTCGTCGACGCGCTCGCGACCGTCTTCGTGCCGGTGGTGTTGACGCTCGGGCTGGCGGTCGCCGCGTGGCAGCTCGTGGCTGGCGAGACGGTCGCCGCGGCGATGCTCGCCGGATTGACCGTGCTCGTCGTCTCCTGTCCGTGCGCGATGGGACTGGCCACTCCGCTCGCGGTCTCCGGCGGGCTGCGGGACGCCATCGCGCGCGGCGTCGTCGTCACTGACGGCTCCGTCTTCGAGTCCGCCCGGGAGGCCGAGACGATCGTCTTCGACAAGACCGGCACCCTCACTGCCGGGGAAATGCGAGTGAGCGCGGTCCACGGCGACGACCGGACGCTCGCCCGCGCCGCCGCGGTCGAGCGCCGCGCCGACCATCCGGTCGCCGACGCGATCCACGAGGCGGCCGCAGCCAGGCCCGACGGCGGCGAGGGGGGCGGTGTGGTCAAGGGAACGGCTCCCGGCGATCCGGCCATCTCGACGGACTCGACCGCATCGGGAGGCGACGGTCCCTCCGTCGAATCGTTCACCCACCATCCGGGGATGGGCGTCTCGGGAACGCTCGTCGACGACGACCGTGACGACCGTGGCGATCGGACCGAGCCGCCGGAACCGGAATCGGGATCGAGATCGGTAGCATCCGACGCGGCCGGCGATCGCGTGGTCGTCGGGACGCCCGACCTCGTCGAGCGCGAGTGTGGGCCGCTGCCGGCCGAGCTCGCCGAGCGCGTCGCCGCCGCCACGGACGACGGCGCGCTGCCGATCGCGGTCGGCTGGGACGGCGCGGCCCGCGGCGTGATCGTCGTGGCGGACCGCGATCGGGCGGGCTGGACGGCAACGCTGGAGGCGGTCGCCGACCGCGAAGTGGTGATTCTCACCGGCGACGACGGACCCCGCGCCCACCGGTTCCGGAGCCACCCGGCGGTCGACGAGGTCTTCGCCGGCGTCCCGCCGGACGGAAAGCTCGAGGCGGTTCGGGGATTCACGGCGACCGGCACGACGGTGATGGTGGGCGACGGAACCAACGACGCGCCGGCGCTGGCGGCGGCGGACCTGGGGATCGCGATGGGCGACGGGACGGCCCGCGCCGTCGAGGCCGCGGACGTGGTGATCACCGGCGAGGACCTCCGGACGGTCGAGACCGTCTTCGAGCTCGCGGCCGGGACGCGGCGGCGCATTCGCGAGAACGTGGCCTGGGCGCTCTGTTATAACGCGGTAGCCATCCCGCTGGCGGTCTCGGGGGCGCTCAACCCGTTCTTCGCCGCCCTGGCGATGGCCGCCAGCAGCGCCATCGTGGTGACGAACTCGACGCGTCCGGTGCTCGAGGACGATCCGGTGCTCGAGGACGATCCGGTTCTCGACGACGACTCGGAGTTCGAAGCGTCCTGATCGGCGCTCGGAACGCGCCAGGGTCCGGGCGGCGGTGACTTATTCCTCGATTCGAACGGTCAACACCGGCACCGGGGACTGCTTGACGACGCGCTGGGAGACGCTGCCGACGATGTTCCGCTCGTAGTTGTCGCCGCTGGTTCCCATCACGACGAGATCGATCCCGGCCTCCTCGACGTACTCGATGATCGCCGGCGAGGGGTCCCCGACGTCGACCGCCGAGGTCGTCGGGATCCCTCGGTCGGCCGCGGCGTCCACGGCGGCGTCGACCGCGGCACGCGCCTGCGCCTCGAGGTCGCTCCGGACCTCGTCGATGCGGTCGTCGTCGAGGGTCAGAAAGGAGCGGTCGTCGACGACGGACAGCACGTGCAGCGTCGCGTCCCGGGTTTCGGCCATGTCGAGGGCGTACTCGAGCACCGCGTCCGTCCGCTCGGTGCCGTCGGTCGGGAACAGGATGTGATCGAACATCAACGGGCGAATCGAGGCTCGTCGGCTATTTAAGTTCGCCGTGCTCGGCCGGGCGGAACGCGGCGGTCGGTTGACGCTGGTCGTCACCGATGGCCGCATCGAACACGTGTGCTACCCGATCTTCCCTCGGGTGAGCACGCGGCTGACGGTCCCGAATGGGTGAGGGAAAATCCCCGGTGGATGGAACGACACGTCGTGTGCCGCCAGCCATCCCGTTCCATCGTCCGAGCTTTCGTACCGTCTCGGTATGTTAGACGGGCGGGTCCGCGTCGTCACCGAACCCGCTCCCGTACGACTCGACGACTTCCGTAACGATGACTTCGTATGCATCGTACCACTCCGTCCACCGCCGTTTCGCACGTTCGTGGTCGGAGTCCGCCCCGAACGTCTCAAGCGCATCCAGCGACTCCCAGTAGTACACGACGAGAACCTCCTCGCTCTCCGGCGCATACCACGTCCGCTTGCCCAGATATCCCTCCGTCTCCTCGGCAGCAGCCTGTATCGCGTCGTTCAACTCGTGGAACTCCGCGTCATACTCCCCCGGATCGAGGCGGAACGTAACCAGATACATCAGTGCCGGAACTCACGCTTTCGCGGCCAAAATATCCGTTTCCGTGAACCGATTCAAGTCGCTTCTCAGGCAGGCGAACGAGGTCCGCTATCTTCGGCCGGAGGTTGCCTTGATGGAGCCCTGCTTCGACGTGCTCCTCTCGTTGGTTGACGCCAGTGTCGACGTAACGTTGGTCGACCGGCCGAGTTGTCACGCATACTTCATCACGACGTATCCCGAGCGCAGTTTAGAGCTGGAGAAACGGGACAATTTCACGGTTCTTGAGCATGACGAACTCCCCCAATGCGGAATCGGCCTGCTGGAAACCCGAGTTACCATCAGCTGTTACGGGCAGGACAGTGGGTCAGTCCAAGCAGTGATCGACACCGACGTTCCGGCCATCCGCGAGTGGGCAGAATCGATGTATGCGTCCTTCGAGATCGATGCGCGACCGGTCAACCGCGAAGCCTATCTCGAGTGACGTTCCCAGTCGCGTGAGTACGGTATCCATCCGGTTGCTCAGTGTCTCCTCGTCTACGTCGCAGGACGGGCTGGTTTGCCATCGATTTCTCGGCAGCGTTCAATGAGCACCTGTTGCCGCGTGTGCAGTCGCTGAAAGAATGGCAGGGTCTGCCGAAACGGCACGAAATAGCTACATCGTCTCAGGGGTCGTTGTGTCGCTTGTCGGAGGGACAACGAAACAATGACTGACGACCGGCAAACCATGCACGGGATCGACCTCGAAACGCTCGAAGGATTCGCCGAACACGCAGCCGAGAACCCCGAAGCCGTCCAGTTTGGCCTCGAAGCGTCCGCGACCTACGAGGGGACGGCGGCTCACAGCCTGGCAAAGATCGATAGCTAC
Proteins encoded:
- a CDS encoding GMC family oxidoreductase — encoded protein: MSGAAERWAEKGKRPSITAVDRTPVPDADVCVIGAGPAGAIVSDRLAANGHSVVVLDAGPRFDPADRIDRQERAIRPYYGRPDVWDGDPERDAYASSGDRGYPLNHARVKGVGGSTLHWQGMVMRLHEDDFNAASERGVGVDWPIDYADLRPYYAAAERELGVSGASDNPYAPPREEPHPMPAFEPSYSDSLFAEACKELGIDMHSVPNARNSEHYDAQDRSACVGYGTCQPVCPSGAKYDATVHIDRAEERGATVIDRAAVQRLEHGPDGERVRAAEYVTPDGETHRQEADAVVVACGGVETPRLLLLSESDRYPDGLANSSGLVGRYFMDHLFAGTGGLLEEPTRQNHVGFLTSESHQFYDEADAETAPFKLEFFNYAGPSPVELALSGESWGDDLLGELRDAYGNNIAMGALVGQLPTEESYVGLDRDRTDVHGNPVPDVHWSIDDRALETIDRVNAIQKSILEELGAEITWQVDAESTGPAYHHMGTTRMGQDPAESVVDPDLRTHDLENCWIVGSSVFPTGGAMNPTLTIAALALRAADAIDSALGDP
- a CDS encoding dolichyl-phosphate hexose transferase, producing MGTYNEEAAIGTVLEDIERVTNGRAEVVCVDGSSDRTPEIAREHGATVIEQEPQGYGVAVREAILAPDRPVVVTTDCDDTYPMERLPAFLEAINDGADVVSGDRLYHGAETMPAFNRFGNHAFAAIASLLMGTRVHDTTTGMRAYRREVVDSIDWTENTGLSAELLIRPLVRGYDVRELPIAYGERAGETKLDPIEGGAAIAKSIVTVCLEERLRQL
- the fer gene encoding ferredoxin Fer — translated: MPTVEYLNYEVLDDHDWSMDDDDLFEKAADAGLDAEDYGTLDVNQGEYILEAAEAQGYDWPFSCRAGACANCASIVKQGEIDMDMQQILSDEEVEEKNVRLTCIGSPAADEVKIVYNAKHLDYLQNRVI
- a CDS encoding sensor histidine kinase, with the protein product MDRRWPRVTASRRWPDRVRIGGGEDLLGTLLLAALGIALAGVHLERVVSYEAFTSNVLLVSGIPLVVSLAVVVAALGLRTATPRVRSGRVWWWAYGGAATMGAVASLVVFDQGIVVESARETRYVLATVAAGGALGGTLIGIYDAQRVRRSRRIETIHRVTEELLTVHTREAVCDRVVETVATEFGMSHAGIWLHDGARAALVPTALTEASTGLFGEDAVYSAESGSSISWEVFESGTARVIDDIDDYPRIYDPDETPVRSEILVPLGDHGVFNVAATRRHAFDDVDVTTARILASTTTAALDRAAREETIRRHREELERRSDQLEAFAGTVSHDLRNPLNVATGYLEIARETGADEYFDRIEEALARMDRLIEDVLELAREDERIREVDAVTLEAVARDAWAFVETPDAELVVDADLTVEADPDRLQRAFENLFRNAVEHAGPDATVRIEATETGFAVADDGPGVPAAEREAIFEAGHSTDPDGTGYGLAIVETIAEAHGWDVRCGEADDGGARFEFVLE
- a CDS encoding heavy metal translocating P-type ATPase, giving the protein MSDCRLCGLPTPDQPVTASDVDGAFCCRGCLEVARRIDDLDDADRGEAAPDTASGSVAAGNVAAGNVAAGSNTEPSADGAESAGLAAAYLSVEGMHCTTCEAFLGLRGDDVDGVRTVQANYGTETARVVHDPDEIDREALPKALSGYGYTLRFMQGDRTGGDGTGPAGESAVGPGDESAAGPAGSGSAPGVTAGRSTDPTLERLAIGGFLAMLVMPWYVLSLYPSYLGIETNVLAIDTTTPVGRYLPLAFIALVTTVLVATTGAPILRGAYVSLRARRPNMDLLVAVAALSAYAYSTLALATGSTHLYYDVTVAVVMVVSLGRYYEGRVRSRATDLLETVTAARVESATRITDAGRETVPIGALEPGDRIRVAPGERVPVDGTVIEGIADVDESVITGESLPIRAEPGETVVGGARVLGDVGHGDGVEGETDDEAESGADSAAESGADSAAESGADSAVEGDAGSAAEGGAIEVRVGEDAESTADRLAAALWEVQTTTPGIQRFVDALATVFVPVVLTLGLAVAAWQLVAGETVAAAMLAGLTVLVVSCPCAMGLATPLAVSGGLRDAIARGVVVTDGSVFESAREAETIVFDKTGTLTAGEMRVSAVHGDDRTLARAAAVERRADHPVADAIHEAAAARPDGGEGGGVVKGTAPGDPAISTDSTASGGDGPSVESFTHHPGMGVSGTLVDDDRDDRGDRTEPPEPESGSRSVASDAAGDRVVVGTPDLVERECGPLPAELAERVAAATDDGALPIAVGWDGAARGVIVVADRDRAGWTATLEAVADREVVILTGDDGPRAHRFRSHPAVDEVFAGVPPDGKLEAVRGFTATGTTVMVGDGTNDAPALAAADLGIAMGDGTARAVEAADVVITGEDLRTVETVFELAAGTRRRIRENVAWALCYNAVAIPLAVSGALNPFFAALAMAASSAIVVTNSTRPVLEDDPVLEDDPVLDDDSEFEAS
- a CDS encoding universal stress protein; this encodes MFDHILFPTDGTERTDAVLEYALDMAETRDATLHVLSVVDDRSFLTLDDDRIDEVRSDLEAQARAAVDAAVDAAADRGIPTTSAVDVGDPSPAIIEYVEEAGIDLVVMGTSGDNYERNIVGSVSQRVVKQSPVPVLTVRIEE
- a CDS encoding antibiotic biosynthesis monooxygenase family protein, coding for MYLVTFRLDPGEYDAEFHELNDAIQAAAEETEGYLGKRTWYAPESEEVLVVYYWESLDALETFGADSDHERAKRRWTEWYDAYEVIVTEVVESYGSGFGDDADPPV
- a CDS encoding transcriptional regulator FilR1 domain-containing protein, which encodes MNRFKSLLRQANEVRYLRPEVALMEPCFDVLLSLVDASVDVTLVDRPSCHAYFITTYPERSLELEKRDNFTVLEHDELPQCGIGLLETRVTISCYGQDSGSVQAVIDTDVPAIREWAESMYASFEIDARPVNREAYLE